A part of Cannabis sativa cultivar Pink pepper isolate KNU-18-1 chromosome 6, ASM2916894v1, whole genome shotgun sequence genomic DNA contains:
- the LOC115725481 gene encoding truncated FRIGIDA-like protein 1, with product MATTLETISEALHQIDTKKENLKKAFDELQPHSSLIPSFSLTWSDLDSHFTSIQNSLNEKFQTLKTLDFSPNQPSSSPHSTTHPQPGPSSSSPSSLNEKRVDTVSNGDSDLVPPRPELIAYCEKMDGLGLRKYVSDATKERNEIRVELPGAIRLAPDPAAMILDAMEGFFRPNEKNKGDKDLELSSVRRSCVLLLEKLSAVCPNVGVETKEKANTLALEWRGKMNTGDDENPLESLGFLHFVSVYGLVSEFNMDELVDNFVIIARYRQAVDLCRKIGLTDKVPDLIHKLIKKGKQLLAIKFIFEYELTDKFPPVPLLKDYVKDSKKIAKKVCKEGKNSLKSLNEAAAKEISALKSAIKVIEERKLESEYPQESLQKRIEQLEKQKASRKRPPAAPAAKPTQPQHQLAKEKQKQQSGNKRPRPDGRLSQQSHLQSTHLSSDGSASYVSSSAALYGMPALVPSPAAYAGSLAGTHGFAGAPLGLTGSPTGTSSHLYAAEPYVPSGYYDRTTSHGGYDLPPQYHPSYYPQ from the exons ATGGCGACGACGCTAGAAACGATTTCAGAAGCTCTCCACCAGATAGATACCAAGAAAGAAAATCTTAAAAAAGCCTTCGACGAGCTTCAACCTCATTCATCTCTCATCCCCTCATTCTCCCTCACCTGGTCCGATCTCGATTCTCACTTCACCTCCATTCAGAATTCCCTCAACGAGAAATTTCAAACTCTCAAAACCCTAGATTTTTCACCAAACCAACCATCTTCATCCCCACATTCAACCACTCATCCCCAGCCTGGCCCTTCTTCTTCGTCGCCCTCATCACTCAACGAGAAGCGTGTTGACACGGTTTCGAATGGTGATTCGGATTTGGTGCCGCCTCGGCCGGAATTGATAGCTTACTGTGAGAAGATGGATGGTTTGGGGTTAAGGAAGTATGTAAGCGACGCCACGAAGGAGCGGAATGAGATTCGGGTTGAGCTTCCAGGTGCGATTCGGCTAGCGCCGGACCCGGCTGCGATGATTCTTGACGCCATGGAAGGGTTCTTTAGGCCGAACGAGAAGAATAAGGGGGATAAAGACCTTGAGTTGAGTAGTGTAAGAAGGAGTTGTGTACTATTGTTGGAAAAGTTATCGGCTGTTTGTCCTAATGTGGGAGTTGAAACTAAAGAGAAAGCCAATACTTTGGCTTTAGAGTGGAGAGGAAAGATGAATACAGGTGATGATGAGAACCCTTTGGAGTCGTTGGGATTCTTGCATTTTGTCTCTGTTTATGGGTTAGTTTCAGAGTTCAACATGGATGAACTTGTGGACAATTTTGTTATCATAGCCAGGTACAGGCAAGCAGTTGATTTGTGCAGAAAAATTGGCTTGACGGATAAGGTGCCAG ATCTCATccataaacttataaaaaaggGCAAACAACTTTTAGCcatcaaatttatttttgagtATGAGCTGACTGACAAATTCCCACCAGTTCCCCTCTTAAAAGACTACGTGAAAGACTCCAAGAAAATTGCTAAGAAAGTTTGCAAAGAAGGAAAAAATTCTCTCAAATCGCTG AATGAGGCTGCAGCCAAAGAAATCAGTGCTTTGAAATCGGCAATAAAAGTTATTGAAGAGCGGAAGCTTGAGTCTGAGTATCCACAAGAGTCTCTTCAAAAGCGAATTGAGCAACTGGAGAAACAAAAGGCGAGCAGAAAACGTCCTCCAGCAGCTCCTGCTGCAAAACCTACTCAGCCACAACATCAGCTTGCAAAAGAGAAGCAGAAGCAACAAAGTGGAAACAAGCGTCCTCGACCAGATGGTCGATTAAGTCAACAATCTCATCTACAGTCAACACATCTGTCGTCAGATGGCTCTGCTTCATATGTGAGCTCCTCAGCTGCACTTTATGGCATGCCAGCCCTTGTTCCATCACCTGCTGCTTATGCGGGTTCATTGGCTGGGACACATGGGTTTGCAGGGGCACCTCTGGGTCTTACTGGCAGTCCAACTGGAACTAGTTCCCATTTATATGCAGCTGAGCCATATGTGCCATCTGGCTATTATGACAGAACAACTTCCCATGGTGGATATGATCTACCACCACAATACCATCCATCTTACTATCCTCAATAG